The Deinococcus metalli genome has a segment encoding these proteins:
- a CDS encoding adenosylcobalamin-dependent ribonucleoside-diphosphate reductase, with protein sequence MTTLSDKPAQSLSNFDENAHHIAKRQYLQAGDGDLGGMFWRIANWVAGAEAESARTGWAQAYYDLMAEKKFCPGGRVLAGAGTQHGNVLNCFVQGATEHEPSTFEGVMEVAKKLALVTKVGGGNGVNLDVYTPRGAGSRPDAGVRGWAYMPAAHADVQDFIEGLMRPPTQPDGDKQPVAVRNWTRVVYGQVIRPELVALARANGVSVVRALPEGVQAVPDDMGGIIDAARKVAEDAKLGLEPRIDLSQMRPEGAPIKGSGGTSSGPVSFLMEIFDNFLEWSNRGAEHAGPINTLRFVYAPVLRVVRQGGTRRGAGMATISIEHPDVLDFLTAKDLDREAAEGDISTFNISILVTEKFWDTLQRDALWHIAAQEVPGKYHLLPQDGAYTGTLPELQDREEDGARGVPLYREAQPGLFDPADDRPGIPAKWLWDQIAQHAWSTGEPGLIFSDRVNEFSALKNLGKRYEIRSTNPCGEIPLTVGEPCDLGAINLAAYVKGSDFDYAGFRADVRTCVRFLDDVLDVNVFALEDNRVASQDLRRLGLGVMGLADALIKMGLRYDSKAGRDAIYDIMTALREEAVAESERLGTERGVYPVYARNSGKIAHEPRRNVAVLTVAPTGTTSMLMGVSSGIEPVFSPFIWRKIGSEYRALLAPLFVELLETYPAPSGMSTGGGWDWDKVTEAVSENHGSVVGLNFIPEALQSVFVCAHDIKPVDHVRMQGTVQMAFDAEGLAANSLSKTINLPNNATVQDVQDAYTEAYKTGCKGITVYRDGSRQFQVLSTSKKKEKKAEETPVQAAAEVMGEQVESAEPKPVSAPAPVAALPQAPAAQTPKAPVYERPARLAGITDMVKLTDPTSGHRRSFLVTVNHLNGKPVEVMVISGRAGDEANADSEALGRVVSIALQHGVPASALIKTMRGINGGLYGSYNGRLVGSKADLIAVALETFQKDMEAAQLPPLAGASSAPAPASAPTGVSVSSMDGMSRERCPVCEEKAVIREEGCLKCQACGYSKCG encoded by the coding sequence ATGACCACCCTGTCCGACAAGCCCGCCCAGAGTCTCTCGAACTTCGACGAGAACGCCCACCACATCGCCAAGCGGCAATACCTGCAGGCGGGCGACGGCGACCTGGGCGGCATGTTCTGGCGGATTGCGAACTGGGTGGCGGGCGCCGAGGCCGAAAGTGCCCGGACGGGCTGGGCGCAGGCGTACTACGACCTGATGGCCGAGAAGAAGTTCTGCCCCGGTGGCCGCGTGCTGGCCGGCGCGGGCACGCAGCACGGCAACGTCCTGAACTGCTTCGTACAGGGCGCCACCGAGCATGAGCCCAGCACCTTCGAGGGCGTGATGGAAGTCGCCAAGAAGCTCGCGCTGGTCACCAAGGTCGGCGGCGGCAACGGCGTGAACCTCGACGTGTACACCCCGCGCGGCGCCGGCAGCCGCCCCGACGCCGGCGTGCGCGGCTGGGCGTACATGCCCGCCGCACACGCGGACGTGCAGGACTTCATCGAGGGTCTGATGCGGCCCCCCACGCAGCCGGACGGCGACAAGCAGCCGGTCGCGGTGCGCAACTGGACGCGCGTGGTGTACGGCCAGGTCATCCGCCCGGAGCTGGTGGCGCTGGCCCGCGCGAACGGCGTGTCGGTGGTGCGCGCGCTGCCCGAGGGCGTGCAGGCCGTGCCGGACGACATGGGCGGGATCATTGACGCGGCGCGCAAGGTCGCGGAGGACGCCAAGCTGGGCCTGGAACCCCGCATCGACCTGAGCCAGATGCGCCCGGAAGGCGCCCCGATCAAGGGCTCCGGCGGCACCAGCAGCGGCCCCGTCAGCTTCCTGATGGAGATCTTCGACAACTTCCTGGAGTGGAGCAACCGCGGCGCGGAGCACGCCGGGCCGATCAACACCCTGCGCTTCGTGTACGCCCCGGTGCTGCGCGTGGTGCGCCAGGGCGGCACCCGGCGCGGCGCGGGCATGGCGACCATCTCCATCGAGCACCCGGACGTGCTGGACTTCCTGACCGCCAAGGACCTCGACCGCGAGGCTGCCGAGGGCGACATCAGCACCTTCAACATCAGCATCCTGGTCACGGAGAAGTTCTGGGACACCCTGCAGCGCGACGCGCTGTGGCACATCGCCGCGCAGGAGGTGCCGGGCAAGTACCACCTGCTGCCCCAGGACGGCGCGTACACCGGCACCCTGCCCGAACTGCAGGACCGCGAGGAGGACGGCGCGCGCGGCGTGCCCCTATACCGTGAAGCGCAGCCCGGCCTGTTCGACCCGGCCGACGACCGCCCCGGCATTCCCGCGAAGTGGCTGTGGGACCAGATCGCGCAGCACGCGTGGAGCACCGGCGAACCCGGCCTGATCTTCAGCGACCGCGTGAACGAGTTCAGCGCCCTGAAGAACCTCGGCAAGCGCTACGAGATCCGCAGCACCAACCCCTGCGGCGAGATCCCCCTGACCGTGGGCGAGCCCTGCGACCTGGGCGCGATCAACCTCGCGGCGTACGTGAAGGGCAGCGACTTCGACTACGCGGGCTTCCGCGCCGACGTGCGCACCTGCGTGCGCTTCCTGGACGACGTGCTGGACGTGAACGTGTTCGCGCTGGAGGACAACCGCGTGGCCTCGCAGGACCTGCGCCGCCTGGGCCTGGGCGTGATGGGCCTCGCGGACGCGCTGATCAAGATGGGCCTGCGCTACGACAGCAAGGCCGGCCGCGACGCCATCTACGACATCATGACCGCCCTGCGCGAGGAGGCGGTCGCGGAGAGTGAGCGTCTGGGCACCGAGCGCGGCGTGTACCCCGTGTACGCCCGCAACAGCGGCAAGATCGCCCACGAGCCGCGCCGCAACGTCGCCGTGCTGACGGTCGCCCCCACCGGCACCACCAGCATGCTGATGGGCGTGTCCAGCGGGATCGAGCCCGTATTCAGCCCGTTCATCTGGCGCAAGATCGGCAGCGAGTACCGCGCCCTGCTGGCCCCGCTGTTCGTGGAACTGCTGGAGACCTACCCCGCCCCCAGCGGCATGAGCACAGGTGGCGGCTGGGACTGGGACAAGGTCACGGAAGCCGTGTCCGAGAACCACGGCAGCGTGGTCGGCCTGAACTTCATCCCCGAAGCGCTCCAGAGCGTGTTCGTGTGTGCCCACGACATCAAGCCCGTGGACCATGTGCGGATGCAGGGCACCGTGCAGATGGCCTTCGACGCCGAGGGCCTGGCCGCGAACAGCCTGAGCAAGACCATCAACCTGCCCAACAACGCCACCGTGCAGGACGTGCAGGACGCCTACACCGAGGCGTACAAGACCGGCTGCAAGGGCATCACCGTGTACCGCGACGGCAGCCGCCAGTTCCAGGTGCTGAGCACCAGCAAGAAGAAGGAGAAGAAGGCCGAAGAGACGCCCGTGCAGGCCGCCGCCGAGGTCATGGGCGAGCAGGTCGAGAGCGCCGAGCCGAAGCCCGTGAGCGCCCCCGCCCCCGTGGCCGCACTGCCGCAGGCGCCCGCCGCGCAGACCCCCAAGGCTCCCGTGTACGAACGGCCCGCCCGCCTCGCCGGGATCACGGACATGGTCAAGCTGACCGACCCCACCAGCGGGCACCGGCGGTCGTTCCTGGTCACGGTGAACCACCTGAACGGCAAGCCGGTCGAGGTCATGGTGATCTCCGGCCGCGCGGGCGACGAGGCGAACGCCGACAGCGAGGCGCTGGGCCGCGTGGTGTCCATCGCCCTCCAGCACGGCGTTCCGGCCAGCGCGCTGATCAAGACCATGCGCGGCATCAACGGCGGGCTGTATGGCAGCTACAACGGCCGACTGGTGGGCAGCAAGGCCGACCTGATCGCGGTCGCGCTGGAGACCTTCCAGAAGGACATGGAGGCCGCGCAGCTTCCGCCCCTGGCCGGTGCCAGCAGCGCGCCCGCCCCTGCCAGTGCGCCCACGGGCGTGAGCGTGAGCAGCATGGACGGCATGAGCCGCGAACGCTGCCCCGTGTGCGAGGAGAAGGCCGTGATTCGGGAAGAGGGATGCCTGAAATGCCAAGCCTGCGGATATAGCAAGTGTGGCTAA
- the dnaB gene encoding replicative DNA helicase — protein MELTPRVPPHSTDAEISVLGSILLDNDTLNTLGDSVGPDMFYREGHRKIFASMRTLQDRGEPVDLVTLSEDLRVKGQLDEVGGLTYLIGLSDQVPTAAYAEHYARIVQEKHTLRQLISASGKAMQLAYDAALPLEDLLDRAEKMIFEVAEQKKKGESFADMGEVVHDTFEYITLLHANKGIPDGVSSGFRDLDEQISGLQKGSLNVLAARPSMGKTAFALSIAQNVALRGEKTVAVFSLEMPSVQLALRMLCSEARVDMNRIRSGQLNERDFERLAHAAGRLAEAPMVIDDEADLTLNGLRSKLRRIAAQHGQLGLVVIDYLQLMSGGKSSGGSDNRQQEISTISRGLKGLAREMEVPVIVLSQLSRAVEQRPNHRPMLSDLRESGAIEQDADIVMFIYRDEYYNKETDQQGIAEIIIGKQRNGPVGTVKLQFHSAHVRFNDLAPEGV, from the coding sequence TTGGAACTCACGCCGCGCGTTCCCCCGCACAGCACCGACGCCGAGATCAGCGTGCTGGGTAGCATCCTGCTCGACAACGACACCCTGAACACCCTGGGCGACTCGGTCGGGCCGGACATGTTCTACCGGGAAGGCCACCGCAAGATCTTCGCCAGCATGCGCACCCTGCAAGACCGCGGCGAACCGGTCGATCTGGTCACGCTCTCCGAGGACCTGCGCGTCAAGGGCCAGCTCGACGAGGTCGGCGGCCTGACGTACCTGATCGGCCTGTCGGACCAGGTGCCCACCGCCGCGTACGCCGAGCACTACGCCCGCATCGTGCAGGAAAAGCACACCCTGCGCCAGCTGATCAGCGCGTCCGGCAAGGCCATGCAGCTCGCCTACGACGCGGCCCTGCCGCTGGAAGATCTGCTCGACCGGGCCGAGAAGATGATCTTCGAGGTGGCCGAGCAGAAGAAGAAGGGCGAGTCGTTTGCCGACATGGGTGAGGTCGTGCACGACACCTTCGAGTACATCACCCTGCTTCACGCCAACAAGGGCATCCCGGACGGTGTGAGCAGCGGCTTTCGCGACCTCGACGAGCAGATCTCGGGCCTGCAGAAGGGCAGCCTGAACGTGCTGGCGGCGCGGCCCTCGATGGGCAAGACGGCCTTCGCCCTGTCCATCGCGCAGAACGTCGCGCTGCGCGGCGAGAAGACGGTGGCGGTGTTCAGCCTGGAGATGCCGTCGGTGCAGCTGGCGCTGCGCATGCTGTGCAGCGAGGCGCGGGTGGACATGAACCGCATCCGCTCGGGGCAGCTCAACGAGCGGGATTTCGAGCGCCTGGCGCACGCGGCGGGCCGGCTGGCCGAGGCGCCGATGGTGATCGACGACGAGGCCGACTTGACCCTGAACGGCCTGCGCAGCAAGCTCCGCCGGATCGCGGCGCAGCACGGGCAGCTGGGGCTGGTCGTGATCGACTACCTGCAGCTGATGTCGGGCGGCAAGAGCAGCGGCGGCAGCGACAACCGCCAGCAGGAGATCAGCACGATCTCGCGCGGGCTCAAGGGCCTGGCGCGCGAGATGGAGGTGCCGGTCATCGTGCTCTCGCAGCTCAGCCGCGCGGTCGAGCAGCGGCCCAACCACCGGCCGATGCTCTCGGACCTTCGCGAGTCGGGCGCCATCGAGCAGGACGCGGACATCGTGATGTTCATCTACCGCGACGAGTACTACAACAAGGAAACGGATCAGCAGGGCATCGCGGAGATCATCATCGGCAAGCAGCGCAACGGGCCCGTGGGAACGGTGAAGTTGCAGTTTCACAGCGCGCACGTGCGGTTCAACGATCTTGCGCCGGAGGGTGTGTGA
- a CDS encoding NUDIX domain-containing protein translates to MAEDQVAGQGTSQRRRRRRRGGGQGQALRPGQVTNTTAVPVPAAPQKRGQKRPLADPRIAVGCIVLRGDEILLVRERGRWSLPKGGLESGELVQDGARRETFEETGIVVELRDLAFIVEFQAQTWGHHLQFFYTGREVGGTLSPRDPDKDVQEAKFVPIRQLREFIRFRPRLVALETWLRERRPRHFVFNLDREPAMLRKRRRVGDPVGSAQVVEPDVEPDGEPDL, encoded by the coding sequence ATGGCGGAGGATCAGGTGGCGGGACAGGGCACGTCGCAGCGGCGGCGTCGCCGGCGGCGGGGGGGCGGTCAGGGGCAGGCGCTGCGGCCCGGTCAGGTGACGAACACGACGGCCGTGCCGGTGCCGGCCGCGCCGCAGAAGCGCGGGCAGAAGCGCCCGCTGGCCGATCCGCGCATCGCGGTGGGCTGCATCGTGCTGCGCGGCGACGAGATCCTGCTGGTGCGTGAGCGGGGCCGCTGGTCGCTGCCCAAGGGCGGCCTGGAGTCCGGGGAACTCGTGCAGGACGGTGCGCGGCGCGAGACCTTCGAGGAAACGGGGATCGTGGTGGAACTGCGCGACCTGGCGTTCATCGTGGAGTTCCAGGCGCAGACGTGGGGGCACCACCTGCAGTTCTTCTACACCGGCCGCGAGGTCGGCGGCACGCTGTCGCCGCGCGATCCGGACAAGGACGTGCAGGAGGCGAAGTTCGTGCCGATCCGGCAGCTCCGGGAATTCATCCGGTTCCGGCCGCGGCTGGTGGCGCTGGAGACGTGGCTGCGCGAGCGCCGGCCCCGGCATTTCGTGTTCAACCTCGACCGCGAGCCGGCCATGCTGCGCAAGCGGCGCCGGGTGGGCGACCCGGTGGGGAGCGCGCAGGTGGTCGAGCCGGACGTGGAGCCGGACGGCGAACCCGACCTGTAA
- a CDS encoding HD domain-containing protein — MTLPNQSLSSLCESQALKAQNLPAFSNINLQGIKNDLAALLNLIGRGHIFEEYTIHDIGHINRMLEIADWLIDFETRKLLTPADYMMITLSIYLHDLGMLVTREEFDKRHASDFPSFRESFLVLDESSEDYNVNLNKIYPDDLEREKYVYQEFVRGGHAKRIKRWIQNDSSLDLGYCVSQLKEVNLLLSKVNENVRDDVALLCESHHLSDISDTDQFEVSKPYGHTPHESANLQYCAVILRTVDLLHVTGERAPTIQFRIIDPKNPYSKREWLKQNAVTSIRPKPLTQDEIQAKKPQDTIEIRAEFKDPQAYFDLQRYISYLRSEIELCYEWIKRSKEKFGLNIKFEWRYIDASKISTRGFHPKQLSFTLDQNKILKLLTGQTLYNDISVSLRELIQNGLDAVKLNAHILSLSETPYAPRIDIFWDAESGVLQILDNGVGMSQDEIESYFLKAGSSKYQVPEFKKKYPNFSPIGRFGIGVLSCFMISDDVEVYTTTGRKDTVRNLKLSDAQSDYLVRDVDRNDLGAEKLSESGTLIKMLIRPSLRKYDFKQLVQKWIMFPYCEIIYHDEGGLERIGFNSTREAVQDLLTDQGYPLAKDNVPEEELVHGDMKIISHTEKGLDISYAVSWNKWGQQWEFVGYQQRQRNESVQLGTFVEGVFVSSGTPGYKNNVFIALANFTGENAPKTNVARSDFEITPELESSLMKIYSSYSEHVNKEIREMSNNKKVSLTQAATDARSMMNQLSESPSFQVVPIRTDLLKKAIREINGILLDNGEERTLVSINEVRKHSEIWTILWDMIDSVNYLSRNLYNSYSASKILKSLGDFPPIPDIVVPTTYLQDSGKINNVFSDRQISKVKIYSEIERVNISWTRSDGSDSSWINISDAGFRKLVNIVARTGNGRANKDKFLVIAPNSTIDISGGEKIKIVSSNDYYYIIRECKIADHLRELITQIEISTSETDINSAYIILSTYSSILMSDYSRIDRSELLDTLSRRIPYQNMEGTANRIMDSLIDLGEGVVYIGRRTKSFTSRFFGASWQ, encoded by the coding sequence GTGACCCTACCGAATCAGAGCTTGTCGAGCCTATGCGAGTCTCAGGCGCTGAAAGCCCAGAATTTGCCGGCCTTTTCCAACATTAATCTTCAAGGCATAAAAAATGATTTGGCCGCACTCCTAAATCTTATAGGGCGCGGCCATATATTTGAAGAATATACCATTCACGATATTGGGCACATAAATAGGATGCTCGAAATAGCAGATTGGCTAATCGATTTCGAAACAAGGAAGCTTCTAACTCCAGCTGATTATATGATGATCACTCTCAGTATTTACTTGCACGATCTTGGCATGCTTGTAACAAGAGAGGAATTTGACAAAAGGCACGCATCAGATTTTCCTTCATTCAGAGAATCGTTTCTAGTTTTAGACGAAAGCAGCGAAGATTATAATGTAAATTTGAATAAAATATATCCAGATGACCTTGAGAGAGAAAAATATGTTTACCAAGAGTTCGTAAGAGGTGGTCACGCAAAGAGGATTAAGAGATGGATACAAAACGACAGCTCATTAGACTTAGGATATTGTGTTTCCCAACTAAAAGAGGTCAATCTACTTCTTAGTAAAGTGAACGAAAACGTCAGAGATGATGTAGCTCTGCTGTGCGAGAGCCATCATCTGTCTGATATCAGCGACACAGATCAATTTGAGGTTTCAAAGCCATATGGCCATACGCCCCATGAGTCGGCCAATCTACAGTATTGCGCAGTCATACTCAGGACAGTCGATCTACTTCATGTTACAGGCGAAAGGGCTCCGACTATCCAATTCCGAATAATTGACCCTAAAAATCCATATTCAAAACGGGAATGGCTGAAACAGAATGCGGTAACTTCGATAAGGCCCAAACCACTTACACAAGACGAGATACAGGCTAAAAAGCCACAAGACACTATTGAAATAAGGGCGGAATTCAAAGATCCACAGGCGTATTTTGACCTCCAAAGATATATTTCATATTTAAGGTCAGAAATTGAATTATGTTATGAATGGATCAAAAGGTCAAAGGAAAAGTTTGGACTAAATATTAAATTTGAGTGGAGATATATTGATGCCTCAAAAATATCTACCAGAGGATTTCACCCAAAGCAGCTCAGTTTTACTCTTGATCAAAACAAGATATTAAAATTGTTGACCGGCCAAACTCTATATAACGATATAAGCGTCTCCCTAAGGGAACTGATACAAAACGGCCTCGATGCAGTAAAATTGAACGCGCACATTCTTTCATTGTCCGAAACTCCATATGCCCCGAGGATCGACATATTTTGGGATGCCGAATCTGGAGTGTTGCAGATCCTCGACAACGGCGTTGGCATGTCGCAAGATGAGATAGAAAGCTACTTCTTAAAAGCGGGATCAAGCAAATATCAAGTTCCGGAATTTAAGAAAAAATACCCCAATTTTTCACCAATAGGAAGATTTGGTATTGGTGTTTTGTCGTGCTTTATGATAAGCGATGATGTGGAAGTCTATACGACGACGGGAAGAAAAGATACTGTAAGGAATTTAAAATTAAGCGACGCTCAATCAGACTATCTAGTAAGAGATGTTGATAGAAATGACTTAGGGGCAGAAAAGCTTTCCGAATCAGGAACGCTCATTAAAATGCTCATTAGGCCTTCCCTGCGAAAATATGATTTTAAGCAATTGGTACAAAAATGGATTATGTTTCCGTACTGTGAAATAATTTATCACGATGAAGGCGGTCTGGAACGTATTGGATTTAATTCGACCCGTGAAGCTGTACAAGACTTGCTCACTGACCAAGGATACCCACTCGCGAAAGACAATGTACCAGAGGAGGAGCTCGTACACGGAGATATGAAAATAATCTCACATACAGAAAAAGGTTTGGATATCTCTTATGCTGTTTCATGGAATAAATGGGGACAACAATGGGAATTCGTCGGATATCAGCAAAGACAGCGTAATGAGTCTGTGCAATTAGGCACGTTTGTTGAAGGGGTCTTTGTTTCATCTGGAACCCCCGGATACAAGAACAATGTCTTCATAGCATTGGCCAACTTTACCGGAGAGAATGCTCCAAAAACGAACGTCGCCCGATCAGATTTCGAGATCACGCCAGAGCTTGAGTCTTCTCTAATGAAGATATATTCCTCCTACTCGGAACACGTCAATAAAGAAATCAGAGAGATGTCCAATAATAAAAAGGTCTCATTAACTCAAGCCGCCACCGACGCACGATCTATGATGAATCAGCTTAGTGAGTCTCCTTCATTTCAAGTAGTTCCAATCAGAACAGACTTGCTTAAGAAGGCCATCAGGGAAATCAACGGCATACTACTTGACAATGGCGAGGAGAGAACGCTGGTATCGATAAACGAGGTTAGGAAACATAGCGAAATATGGACGATCCTATGGGATATGATAGATTCAGTAAACTACTTATCAAGAAATCTATATAATAGCTACTCCGCCTCGAAGATTCTCAAGAGCCTCGGCGATTTTCCGCCTATTCCCGACATAGTAGTTCCAACCACTTATTTGCAGGACTCCGGTAAAATAAACAATGTATTCTCAGACAGGCAAATCTCCAAGGTAAAGATATATAGCGAAATAGAAAGAGTAAACATTTCTTGGACTCGCTCCGATGGTTCTGACAGTAGTTGGATAAATATATCCGATGCCGGTTTCAGGAAATTAGTTAATATTGTTGCCAGGACTGGTAATGGCAGAGCCAACAAAGATAAATTTCTCGTGATCGCCCCAAATTCGACCATTGATATTTCGGGTGGCGAAAAGATAAAAATTGTTTCAAGCAACGATTACTATTATATCATCAGAGAATG
- a CDS encoding DUF1802 family protein has translation MSITALKEWDAQCQLLTTGTLSVLVRKGGIEETQGDFRVEHRSFLLYPTFLHQNPVELRPEFKALLRTDPDPGRVHVPALAEVVAVHRVENEERVRALEDVQALTLGALERRYAYRGKPWVHVLVLRVRPLLEPLALPETPAMLGCVSWVPLGDVNVRAGEGVIPEPELAARAAAVAARLTP, from the coding sequence ATGTCCATCACGGCCCTCAAGGAATGGGATGCCCAGTGCCAGCTGCTCACGACCGGCACGCTGTCGGTACTGGTCCGCAAGGGCGGCATCGAGGAGACGCAGGGCGACTTCCGGGTGGAGCACCGCTCGTTCCTGCTGTACCCCACGTTCCTGCACCAGAACCCGGTGGAGCTGCGCCCGGAGTTCAAGGCCCTGCTGCGCACCGATCCCGACCCGGGGCGAGTGCACGTGCCGGCGCTGGCCGAGGTGGTGGCGGTGCACCGGGTCGAGAACGAGGAACGGGTGCGCGCCCTGGAGGACGTGCAGGCCCTGACGCTGGGCGCCCTGGAGCGGCGCTACGCGTACCGCGGCAAGCCGTGGGTGCACGTGCTGGTGCTGCGCGTGCGGCCGCTGCTGGAGCCGCTGGCCCTGCCGGAAACCCCCGCCATGCTGGGCTGCGTGAGCTGGGTGCCGCTGGGCGACGTGAACGTGCGCGCCGGCGAGGGCGTGATTCCCGAGCCGGAGCTGGCCGCGCGGGCGGCGGCCGTGGCGGCGCGGCTGACGCCCTGA
- a CDS encoding NAD(P)H-dependent glycerol-3-phosphate dehydrogenase has protein sequence MTPLPVLGAGGWGTALAVNAARGRVPGAAPVRLWARRPDFAAQLAAARVNADYLPGVTLPDTVEVMADLGAAVAGADFALVVVPSVGVPELLMELPRALGVVLCAKGLAPDGGPLTALAREMGFTRVAVLSGPNHAEEIGRGLPAATVVASHDTALAAAVQRALMTPALRVYTSTDETGVELGGVLKNVMALAAGLSDGLGLGDNAKAALITRGLREMGRYLVALGAHEDTVYGLSGLGDLVATATSRHSRNRAAGEAIARGEPTAQGGKVVEGLRTAGLLDAWAQAHGHDLPIVRAVARVAAGEWTPQTGIESLMGRDAKAERPA, from the coding sequence GTGACGCCGCTGCCGGTGCTGGGCGCGGGCGGGTGGGGCACGGCGCTGGCGGTGAACGCGGCGCGGGGGCGCGTGCCCGGCGCAGCCCCGGTGCGGCTGTGGGCGCGGCGGCCGGACTTCGCCGCGCAGCTCGCCGCGGCGCGGGTGAACGCGGACTACCTGCCGGGCGTGACCCTGCCGGACACCGTGGAGGTCATGGCAGACCTGGGCGCGGCGGTCGCGGGCGCGGACTTCGCGCTGGTGGTGGTGCCCAGCGTGGGCGTGCCGGAGCTGCTGATGGAGCTGCCCCGAGCGCTGGGCGTGGTGCTGTGCGCCAAGGGTCTCGCGCCGGACGGCGGGCCGCTGACGGCGCTGGCACGCGAGATGGGCTTCACGCGCGTGGCCGTGCTGAGCGGCCCCAACCACGCCGAGGAGATCGGGCGGGGCCTGCCGGCCGCCACGGTGGTCGCCAGCCACGACACGGCCCTGGCCGCCGCGGTGCAGCGCGCCCTGATGACCCCGGCCCTGCGGGTCTACACCAGCACCGACGAGACCGGCGTGGAACTGGGCGGCGTGCTGAAGAACGTGATGGCCCTCGCGGCGGGCCTGAGCGATGGCCTGGGCCTGGGCGACAACGCGAAGGCGGCGCTGATCACGCGCGGCCTGCGCGAGATGGGCCGCTATCTGGTGGCGCTGGGTGCCCATGAGGACACCGTGTACGGCCTGAGCGGCCTGGGCGACCTGGTCGCCACGGCCACCAGCCGCCACAGCCGCAACCGCGCGGCGGGCGAGGCGATCGCGCGCGGCGAGCCGACAGCGCAGGGCGGCAAGGTCGTGGAGGGGCTGCGTACGGCGGGCCTGCTGGACGCGTGGGCGCAGGCGCACGGGCACGACCTGCCCATCGTGCGGGCGGTGGCGCGGGTGGCGGCGGGCGAGTGGACGCCGCAGACGGGCATCGAGAGCCTGATGGGCCGGGACGCCAAGGCCGAGCGGCCGGCGTAG
- a CDS encoding class I SAM-dependent DNA methyltransferase, which translates to MQHEPFTALAAVYDAIMADVEYDHWADFVLTYARDGGLAVPGASALDLACGTGGFTRELLAAGLDVTGLDGSAQMLAEARRRVPGVPFVAGDLRDFELHRRFDVITCVFDSLNNLLTAAELGRALERCRAHLTPGGLLAFDVNTRLGVRELWEDDAVEGVAPLPGGGEVHYHWSHHHEPDTDLGVVQAFCRVLDEDGGGQEFIETHRERGYDPGDLEPLLSGLDFARFEIVEYPDYAPPTADTPRVWVFAWAPA; encoded by the coding sequence ATGCAGCACGAGCCCTTTACCGCGCTGGCCGCCGTGTACGACGCGATCATGGCGGACGTGGAGTACGACCACTGGGCGGACTTCGTGCTGACCTACGCGCGCGACGGCGGGCTGGCCGTGCCGGGCGCGTCGGCGCTGGACCTGGCGTGCGGCACCGGCGGCTTCACGCGGGAACTGCTCGCCGCGGGCCTGGACGTGACGGGGCTGGACGGCAGCGCGCAGATGCTCGCGGAGGCGCGGCGGCGGGTGCCGGGCGTGCCCTTCGTGGCGGGCGACCTGCGCGACTTCGAGCTGCACCGGCGCTTCGACGTGATCACCTGCGTGTTCGACTCTTTGAACAACCTCCTGACGGCGGCCGAGTTGGGGCGGGCGCTGGAACGCTGCCGGGCGCACCTGACCCCGGGCGGCCTGCTGGCCTTCGACGTGAACACCCGCCTGGGCGTGCGCGAACTGTGGGAGGACGACGCGGTGGAGGGCGTGGCGCCGCTGCCGGGCGGCGGCGAGGTGCACTACCACTGGTCGCACCACCACGAGCCGGACACCGACCTGGGCGTGGTGCAGGCGTTCTGCCGCGTGCTGGACGAGGACGGCGGCGGTCAGGAATTCATCGAGACGCACCGCGAACGCGGGTACGATCCGGGCGATCTGGAACCGCTGCTCTCGGGCCTGGACTTCGCGCGCTTCGAGATCGTGGAGTACCCGGACTACGCGCCGCCGACGGCGGACACGCCGCGCGTGTGGGTCTTCGCGTGGGCGCCGGCGTGA